In Irregularibacter muris, one DNA window encodes the following:
- a CDS encoding helix-turn-helix domain-containing protein, with translation MSNYDLKELYELAKKDDEEAIKEIIDKFEPLTYKNSYINGEVDPDCIQELHIKLYNCIKNFDFRIKEDFKKYLDII, from the coding sequence ATGAGTAATTATGATTTAAAAGAACTTTATGAATTGGCAAAGAAGGATGATGAAGAAGCTATAAAAGAAATTATAGATAAATTTGAACCATTAACATATAAAAATAGTTATATTAATGGGGAAGTTGATCCTGATTGTATTCAAGAATTACATATTAAGTTATACAACTGTATTAAAAATTTTGACTTTAGAATCAAAGAAGATTTTAAAAAATACTTAGATATCATATAA